One Streptomyces sp. P9-A2 DNA window includes the following coding sequences:
- a CDS encoding ABC transporter ATP-binding protein, translating to MTAVELAGITKRFPGVVANHDIHLTVRKGTVHALVGENGAGKSTLMKILYGMQKPDEGTIAIHGETVSFSSPADAIARGIGMVHQHFMLADNLTVLENVVLGSEKLYGIGAKARRKIKELSDRYGLGVRPDLLVEELGVAARQRVEILKVLYRGATTLILDEPTAVLVPQEVDALFDNLRELKAEGLSVIFISHKLGEVLSVADDITVIRRGTTVGTAVPAETTPRRLAEMMVGSELPTPETAESTVTDRPVLTVDTLRLAAPGGKALLDDISFTIHAGEVLGIAGVEGNGQTELVDALIGLRAADSGTIRLADEEITGWATRKRREEGIGYIPEDRHRHGLLLEAPLWENRILGHVTEKPNAKGFWLDPKAAQKDTRRIVRKYDVRTPGIDVTAASLSGGNQQKLIVGREMSHRPRFLIASHPTRGVDVGAQAAIWDHIRQARREGLAVLLISADLDELIGLSDTLRVIYDGRLVADADPATITPEELGTAMTGAATGHLEHEETPETPADARNTGARAPGAAADTPESPEDEAR from the coding sequence TCGGCGAGAACGGTGCCGGCAAGTCGACGCTGATGAAGATCCTCTACGGCATGCAGAAGCCGGACGAGGGCACCATCGCGATCCACGGGGAGACGGTCTCCTTCTCCTCGCCGGCCGACGCCATCGCCCGCGGCATCGGCATGGTCCACCAGCACTTCATGCTCGCCGACAACCTCACGGTCCTCGAGAACGTGGTGCTCGGCAGCGAGAAGCTGTACGGCATCGGCGCGAAGGCCCGCCGCAAGATCAAGGAACTCTCCGACCGCTACGGCCTCGGCGTACGACCCGACCTGCTGGTCGAGGAACTCGGTGTCGCCGCCCGCCAGCGCGTGGAGATCCTCAAGGTCCTCTACCGCGGCGCCACCACGCTGATCCTCGACGAGCCCACCGCCGTCCTCGTCCCGCAGGAGGTCGACGCGCTCTTCGACAACCTGCGCGAGCTCAAGGCGGAGGGCCTGTCGGTCATCTTCATCTCCCACAAGCTGGGCGAGGTCCTCTCGGTCGCCGACGACATCACCGTCATCCGCCGGGGCACCACCGTCGGTACGGCCGTCCCCGCCGAGACCACCCCGCGCCGGCTCGCCGAGATGATGGTCGGCAGCGAACTGCCCACCCCGGAGACCGCCGAGTCCACGGTCACCGACCGTCCGGTCCTCACCGTCGACACGCTGCGCCTGGCGGCCCCCGGCGGCAAGGCCCTGCTCGACGACATCAGCTTCACCATCCACGCGGGTGAGGTCCTGGGCATCGCCGGCGTCGAGGGCAACGGCCAGACCGAACTGGTCGACGCCCTCATCGGCCTGCGGGCCGCCGACTCCGGCACCATCCGGCTGGCCGACGAGGAGATCACCGGCTGGGCCACCCGCAAGCGCCGCGAGGAGGGCATCGGCTACATCCCCGAGGACCGCCACCGCCACGGCCTGCTCCTGGAAGCGCCCCTCTGGGAGAACCGCATCCTCGGCCACGTCACCGAGAAGCCCAACGCCAAGGGCTTCTGGCTGGACCCGAAGGCGGCTCAGAAGGACACCCGGCGCATCGTCCGGAAGTACGACGTGCGCACCCCCGGCATCGACGTCACCGCCGCCTCCCTGTCCGGAGGCAACCAGCAGAAGCTGATCGTCGGCCGCGAGATGAGCCACCGGCCCCGCTTCCTGATCGCCTCCCACCCCACCCGCGGTGTGGACGTCGGCGCGCAGGCCGCGATCTGGGACCACATCCGTCAGGCGCGCCGCGAGGGCCTCGCCGTCCTGCTGATCTCCGCCGACCTGGACGAGCTGATCGGCCTGTCCGACACCCTCCGGGTGATCTACGACGGCAGGCTCGTCGCGGACGCCGACCCCGCCACCATCACCCCGGAGGAGCTCGGTACCGCCATGACCGGTGCCGCCACCGGCCACCTCGAACACGAAGAGACCCCCGAGACCCCGGCCGACGCCCGGAACACCGGGGCCCGTGCCCCCGGCGCCGCGGCCGACACCCCCGAGTCTCCGGAAGACGAGGCCCGCTGA
- a CDS encoding ABC transporter permease: protein MKKFDKERVLLAVAGPVIALAVAFALSAIVLLASGKNPVEPFALMFEQATFSDIQVLIINQASMYYIAALAVAIGFRMNLFNIGVDGQYQLGAFMAAVVGTHMNLPAVLQIPLLLLTAVFTGAFWSGIAGVLKVTRGVSEVVATIMLNAIATSLIVYMWKPDVFGVKIGNNSTTGEMHESGWVPGIDMGEAGEIYGLVVLAALLGIGYWVVLNRTRFGFDLRASGASTTAAAASGVDPKRMVLTAMLISGGLAGLAGLPILLGDSHTYNLNFPTGIGFLGIGIALLGRNSPVGIAFAALLWAWLDKASPELDFHGYDKEIAVIMQGLIVLSVVVSYEAVREWGLRRQQRRVGAELAAGHVLGADNNTTKEVAGR from the coding sequence ATGAAGAAGTTCGACAAGGAGCGTGTGCTCCTCGCGGTGGCCGGACCGGTCATCGCGCTCGCCGTGGCCTTCGCGCTCAGCGCGATCGTGCTGCTCGCCTCGGGCAAGAACCCCGTCGAGCCGTTCGCCCTGATGTTCGAGCAGGCGACGTTCTCCGACATCCAGGTCCTGATCATCAACCAGGCCTCGATGTACTACATCGCCGCCCTCGCCGTGGCCATCGGCTTCCGGATGAACCTCTTCAACATCGGGGTCGACGGCCAGTACCAGCTCGGTGCCTTCATGGCCGCCGTCGTCGGCACCCACATGAACCTGCCGGCCGTGCTGCAGATCCCGCTGCTGCTCCTCACCGCCGTGTTCACCGGCGCCTTCTGGTCCGGTATCGCCGGTGTCCTCAAGGTCACCCGCGGGGTCAGCGAGGTCGTCGCCACGATCATGCTCAACGCGATCGCCACGTCCCTCATCGTCTACATGTGGAAGCCGGACGTCTTCGGCGTCAAGATCGGCAACAACAGCACCACCGGCGAGATGCACGAGTCCGGCTGGGTCCCCGGCATCGACATGGGCGAGGCCGGCGAGATCTACGGTCTGGTCGTCCTCGCCGCGCTGCTCGGCATCGGCTACTGGGTCGTCCTCAACCGCACCCGCTTCGGCTTCGACCTGCGCGCCTCCGGCGCCTCCACGACCGCCGCCGCGGCCAGCGGCGTCGACCCCAAGCGCATGGTGCTCACCGCCATGCTGATCTCCGGCGGTCTCGCCGGTCTCGCGGGCCTACCGATCCTGCTCGGCGACTCCCACACCTACAACCTGAACTTCCCCACCGGTATCGGCTTCCTCGGCATCGGCATCGCCCTGCTCGGCCGCAACAGCCCCGTCGGCATCGCCTTCGCCGCCCTGCTGTGGGCCTGGCTCGACAAGGCCTCACCCGAGCTGGACTTCCACGGCTACGACAAGGAGATCGCGGTCATCATGCAGGGCCTGATCGTCCTCTCGGTCGTCGTCTCCTACGAGGCCGTCCGCGAGTGGGGCCTGCGCCGTCAGCAGCGCCGGGTCGGCGCGGAACTCGCCGCCGGTCACGTCCTCGGTGCCGACAACAACACCACGAAGGAGGTGGCTGGCCGATGA
- a CDS encoding ABC transporter permease, with amino-acid sequence MTAPTTATDVNQPSLQPAAPTGRRMSWPVLLLVIAGALALVSIVRIITGADGITNVSQMSTALQLAVPIGLAGLGGLWAERAGVVNIGLEGMLILGTWFGAWAGFQWGPWTGVLVGIIGGCLGGLLHAVVTVTFRVNHIVSGVAINILALGVTRYLAPLAFEGHQGGSAKQSPAIEPLGHFTVPGLSDALRDLNAKGWFFVSDIAGLLGGLVTNVSWLTLIAVALIPATWWILWRTAFGLRLRSCGENPVAAESLGVNVYKYKYLAVIISGGLAGLGGAFLSIVANPFYLEGQVSGRGYIGLAAMIFGNWMPGGLAIGAGLFGYTDSLNLRGGSTNVHALLLLGALLLLAGAIWLAIRKKYVHAVVTLVIGALVFAWYAGTNEVPNQVVAATPYVITLVVLALSAQRLRMPKADGLPYRKGQGG; translated from the coding sequence ATGACCGCCCCGACCACAGCGACCGACGTCAACCAGCCCTCGCTGCAGCCTGCGGCGCCCACCGGCCGCCGCATGTCGTGGCCCGTGCTGCTGCTGGTCATCGCCGGCGCCCTGGCCCTGGTCTCGATCGTCCGCATCATCACCGGCGCGGACGGCATCACCAACGTCAGCCAGATGTCCACCGCCCTCCAGCTCGCCGTCCCCATCGGCCTCGCCGGACTCGGCGGCCTGTGGGCCGAGCGCGCGGGCGTCGTCAACATCGGCCTCGAGGGCATGCTGATCCTCGGCACCTGGTTCGGCGCCTGGGCCGGATTCCAGTGGGGCCCGTGGACCGGCGTCCTGGTCGGCATCATCGGCGGCTGCCTCGGCGGTCTGCTGCACGCCGTCGTCACCGTCACCTTCCGCGTCAACCACATCGTCTCCGGTGTGGCCATCAACATCCTCGCCCTCGGCGTCACCCGCTACCTCGCCCCGCTCGCCTTCGAAGGCCACCAGGGCGGCTCCGCCAAGCAGTCCCCGGCGATCGAACCGCTCGGCCACTTCACCGTGCCGGGGCTGTCCGACGCGCTGCGGGACCTCAACGCCAAGGGCTGGTTCTTCGTCTCCGACATCGCGGGCCTGCTCGGCGGCCTGGTCACCAACGTCTCCTGGCTGACCCTCATAGCCGTCGCGCTCATCCCCGCCACCTGGTGGATCCTCTGGCGCACCGCCTTCGGCCTGCGCCTGCGCTCCTGCGGTGAGAACCCCGTCGCCGCGGAGTCCCTCGGCGTCAACGTCTACAAGTACAAGTACCTCGCCGTGATCATCTCCGGCGGTCTGGCCGGCCTCGGCGGCGCCTTCCTCTCCATCGTCGCCAACCCCTTCTACCTGGAGGGCCAGGTCAGCGGGCGCGGCTACATCGGCCTCGCCGCGATGATCTTCGGCAACTGGATGCCGGGCGGCCTCGCCATCGGCGCCGGACTCTTCGGCTACACCGACAGCCTCAACCTGCGCGGCGGCTCCACCAACGTGCACGCCCTGCTGCTGCTCGGCGCGCTGCTCCTGCTCGCCGGCGCGATCTGGCTGGCGATCCGCAAGAAGTACGTGCACGCGGTCGTCACCCTGGTCATCGGCGCGCTCGTCTTCGCCTGGTACGCCGGCACCAACGAGGTCCCCAACCAGGTCGTCGCCGCCACCCCGTACGTCATCACCCTTGTCGTCCTGGCCCTGTCCGCGCAGCGGCTGCGCATGCCGAAGGCGGACGGACTCCCGTACCGGAAGGGACAGGGCGGATGA
- a CDS encoding cytidine deaminase translates to MTPAPAAAADTDWEALRAVAREAMSHAYAPYSGYPVGVAARVDDGRTVSGCNVENASYGLGLCAECGLVSELQRTGGGRLTHFTCVDGTGAILVPCGRCRQLLYEFGGPGLLLETPSGVLPLSAMLPQAFGPEHLAK, encoded by the coding sequence ATGACGCCCGCCCCGGCCGCCGCGGCGGACACCGACTGGGAGGCGCTGCGCGCGGTGGCACGGGAGGCCATGTCCCACGCGTACGCCCCCTACTCGGGCTACCCGGTCGGTGTCGCCGCCCGGGTCGACGACGGGCGCACGGTCTCCGGCTGCAACGTCGAGAACGCCAGCTACGGCCTCGGCCTGTGCGCCGAGTGCGGACTGGTCTCGGAGCTGCAGCGCACCGGAGGCGGCCGGCTCACGCACTTCACCTGCGTGGACGGCACGGGCGCGATCCTCGTCCCGTGCGGCCGCTGCCGCCAGCTGCTGTACGAGTTCGGCGGCCCCGGACTGCTCCTCGAAACCCCGTCGGGCGTCCTGCCGCTGTCGGCGATGCTGCCCCAGGCCTTCGGCCCGGAGCACCTCGCCAAGTAA
- a CDS encoding thymidine phosphorylase has product MDVISVIRTKRDRGELSDEQIDWVIDAYTRGEVADEQMSALAMAILLNGMNRSEIARWTAAMIASGERMDFSSLSRPTSDKHSTGGVGDKITLPLAPLVAACGAAVPQLSGRGLGHTGGTLDKLESIPGWRALLSNEEMLSVLDGVGAVICAAGDGLAPADKKLYALRDVTGTVEAIPLIASSIMSKKIAEGTGSLVLDVKAGSGAFMKTIEDARELASTMVGLGTDHGVRTVALLTDMSTPLGLTAGNALEVRESVEVLAGGGPADVVELTLALAREMLDAAGLKDADPAKALADGSAMDVWRRMIAAQGGDPDAPLPTAREQHVVTATASGVLTRLDAYDIGVAAWRLGAGRARKEDPVQAGAGVELHAKPGDTVTEGQPLLTLHTDTPDRFAYALDAVSGSHDIAAPGTPFTAAPVVRERIA; this is encoded by the coding sequence ATGGACGTCATCTCCGTCATCCGCACCAAGCGGGACCGCGGCGAACTCAGCGACGAGCAGATCGACTGGGTCATCGACGCGTACACCCGCGGGGAGGTCGCCGACGAGCAGATGTCGGCCCTCGCGATGGCGATCCTCCTCAACGGCATGAACCGGAGCGAGATCGCCCGCTGGACCGCCGCGATGATCGCCTCCGGCGAGCGCATGGACTTCTCCTCGCTGTCGCGCCCCACCTCCGACAAGCACTCCACGGGCGGCGTCGGCGACAAGATCACCCTGCCGCTCGCCCCGCTGGTCGCGGCCTGCGGCGCGGCCGTCCCGCAGCTGTCCGGCAGAGGCCTGGGTCACACCGGCGGCACCCTCGACAAGCTGGAGTCGATACCCGGCTGGCGCGCGCTGCTCTCCAACGAGGAGATGCTGTCCGTCCTCGACGGCGTCGGCGCCGTCATCTGCGCGGCCGGCGACGGCCTCGCCCCCGCCGACAAGAAGCTCTACGCCCTGCGCGACGTGACCGGCACCGTCGAGGCGATCCCGCTGATCGCCTCCTCGATCATGTCGAAGAAGATCGCCGAGGGCACCGGCTCACTCGTCCTGGACGTGAAGGCCGGCAGCGGCGCCTTCATGAAGACGATCGAGGACGCCCGCGAACTGGCGTCCACCATGGTCGGCCTCGGCACCGACCACGGCGTGCGGACCGTCGCCCTGCTCACCGACATGTCGACGCCGCTCGGCCTCACCGCCGGCAACGCGCTCGAGGTCCGCGAGTCGGTGGAGGTCCTGGCGGGCGGCGGCCCCGCCGACGTCGTCGAGCTCACCCTCGCCCTGGCCCGCGAGATGCTGGACGCCGCCGGACTGAAGGACGCCGACCCGGCGAAGGCCCTGGCCGACGGCTCCGCGATGGACGTCTGGCGCCGCATGATCGCGGCCCAGGGCGGCGACCCGGACGCCCCCCTGCCCACGGCGCGGGAACAGCACGTGGTGACGGCGACCGCCTCCGGCGTCCTGACCCGCCTGGACGCCTACGACATCGGCGTCGCCGCCTGGCGCCTCGGCGCGGGCCGCGCCCGCAAGGAGGACCCGGTACAGGCGGGCGCGGGCGTCGAACTGCACGCCAAGCCCGGTGACACCGTCACCGAGGGCCAGCCCCTCCTGACCCTGCACACGGACACCCCGGACCGCTTCGCCTACGCCCTCGACGCGGTGTCCGGCTCCCACGACATCGCGGCCCCCGGCACGCCCTTCACGGCGGCGCCGGTGGTGCGGGAACGCATCGCCTGA
- a CDS encoding AEC family transporter, translating to MQGVLSGFAVIAVVIGAGYVIGRRGYLGGQARDVLTKLAFHVASPALLFTVLAEADLSLVFSGRLLVTALSTLAVAGVFVTVGAVRRWGVGRTTIGALCSSYVNSGNLGIPIAVYVLGDASLVAPVLLFQLVMVTPVALTILDLATAGEKQPLWRRLLTPLRNPIALGSLAGVAVAASGVDVPGPVMDPVTLIGNMAVPAVLLAFGISLRGSSLPLRGGERGTVLLAVALKSVGQPVVAWALAVGVFGLRGAQLLDVVVTSALPAAQNLFTYASSYRVGETLAREAILVSTLLSVPVLVVVATVLG from the coding sequence GTGCAGGGGGTACTGAGCGGGTTCGCGGTGATCGCGGTCGTCATCGGCGCCGGCTATGTGATCGGCCGCCGGGGGTATCTCGGCGGGCAGGCCCGCGACGTGCTGACGAAGCTGGCGTTCCACGTGGCCTCGCCGGCCCTGCTGTTCACCGTCCTCGCCGAGGCCGACCTGTCCCTGGTCTTCTCCGGCCGGCTTCTGGTCACGGCGCTGAGCACGCTTGCGGTGGCCGGCGTCTTCGTGACGGTGGGTGCCGTACGCCGCTGGGGCGTGGGCCGTACCACCATCGGTGCCCTGTGCTCCAGTTACGTCAACTCCGGCAACCTCGGCATCCCGATCGCCGTGTACGTCCTCGGCGACGCCTCGCTGGTGGCGCCGGTGCTGCTCTTCCAGCTCGTGATGGTCACCCCGGTCGCGCTGACGATCCTGGACCTGGCGACCGCCGGGGAGAAGCAGCCCCTGTGGCGACGGCTGCTCACACCACTGCGGAACCCGATCGCGCTGGGCTCACTGGCGGGGGTGGCGGTGGCGGCGAGTGGCGTCGACGTCCCCGGCCCGGTCATGGACCCGGTGACCCTGATCGGCAACATGGCGGTTCCTGCCGTCCTCCTCGCCTTCGGCATCTCGCTGCGCGGCAGCTCGCTGCCCCTGCGGGGCGGTGAGCGCGGGACGGTCCTGCTGGCCGTGGCGCTGAAGTCGGTGGGCCAGCCGGTGGTCGCCTGGGCGCTGGCGGTGGGGGTGTTCGGGCTGCGCGGCGCACAGCTGCTCGACGTGGTGGTGACCTCGGCCCTGCCGGCCGCGCAGAACCTCTTCACGTACGCGAGCAGCTACCGCGTCGGCGAGACCCTGGCGCGCGAGGCGATCCTGGTGTCGACCCTGCTGTCGGTACCGGTGCTCGTGGTGGTGGCGACGGTGCTGGGGTGA
- a CDS encoding STAS domain-containing protein — translation MSCATAPGLPVVDTTTPPVLVLLGPVTPDGVSGPGDALRALLDGGGTGGVVVCDVGGLGPPGLATVNLLARLQLLARRTGGRIRLRDPDPALCSLLDLVGLGFEVEGQPAQREPAPGVEEAVEPGDPAV, via the coding sequence ATGAGTTGCGCGACCGCGCCCGGTCTACCGGTCGTGGATACCACGACACCCCCCGTACTCGTCCTGCTCGGCCCCGTCACCCCGGACGGGGTGAGCGGGCCGGGCGACGCGCTGCGGGCACTCCTCGACGGCGGCGGAACCGGCGGGGTGGTCGTCTGCGACGTGGGCGGGCTGGGGCCGCCGGGGCTCGCCACCGTGAACCTGCTGGCGCGTCTTCAGCTCCTGGCCCGCCGGACCGGGGGCCGGATACGGCTGCGCGACCCCGACCCCGCCCTATGCTCCCTGCTCGACCTCGTCGGTCTCGGCTTCGAGGTGGAGGGGCAGCCCGCACAGCGGGAACCAGCGCCGGGTGTCGAGGAAGCAGTGGAACCCGGTGATCCGGCCGTCTGA
- a CDS encoding sigma-70 family RNA polymerase sigma factor, translating to MTNGTATTTGLDARLEAHRVELTGYCYRMLGSSFEAEDAVQDTMVRAWRGFDRFEGRSSLRSWLYRIATNVCLDMLTAGNKRARPMDLTESTPLARAALSPRPDHTWLEPMPDSRILPETADPAEAAVAKESVRLAFMAALQQLPPKQRAVLLLREVLAWKASEVAELLGTSVASVNSALQRARATLAERRQPGAEASVSDPLDEEQQKLLERYVEAFEGYDMSALTALLHEDAIMTMPPFDLWLTGPGDITGFMTTLGASCAGSRLLPVQVNGLPGFAHYKPAPEGGGFTPWAVQVLEISDGRITGFHCFLDTRRWFPLCGLPLHLEAETDEVEQGA from the coding sequence ATGACGAACGGCACGGCGACGACGACCGGTCTCGACGCCAGGCTCGAGGCGCACCGCGTCGAGCTGACCGGGTACTGCTACCGCATGCTCGGCTCCTCCTTCGAGGCGGAGGACGCGGTGCAGGACACGATGGTCCGTGCCTGGCGCGGCTTCGACAGGTTCGAGGGCCGTTCCAGTCTGCGCTCCTGGCTGTACCGCATCGCGACCAACGTCTGCCTGGACATGCTGACGGCCGGCAACAAGCGGGCCCGCCCGATGGATCTGACGGAGTCGACCCCGCTGGCCCGCGCGGCCCTCTCGCCCCGGCCGGACCACACCTGGCTGGAGCCGATGCCGGATTCCCGGATACTGCCCGAGACCGCCGATCCCGCGGAGGCGGCGGTCGCCAAGGAGTCCGTGCGGCTCGCCTTCATGGCCGCGCTCCAGCAGCTGCCGCCCAAGCAGCGGGCGGTGCTGCTGCTGCGCGAGGTGCTGGCCTGGAAGGCGAGCGAGGTGGCCGAGCTGCTCGGCACCTCGGTCGCGTCCGTCAACAGCGCGTTGCAGCGGGCGCGGGCGACGCTCGCGGAGCGGCGGCAGCCGGGCGCCGAGGCGTCCGTCTCGGACCCGCTGGACGAGGAGCAGCAGAAGCTTCTGGAGCGCTATGTGGAGGCGTTCGAGGGGTACGACATGTCGGCGCTGACGGCGTTGCTGCACGAGGACGCCATCATGACGATGCCGCCGTTCGACCTGTGGCTGACCGGCCCCGGAGACATCACGGGCTTCATGACGACGCTGGGCGCCTCCTGTGCGGGTTCGCGCCTGCTGCCGGTCCAGGTCAACGGCCTGCCCGGCTTCGCCCACTACAAGCCGGCCCCGGAGGGTGGCGGTTTCACCCCGTGGGCGGTCCAGGTGCTGGAGATCTCAGACGGCCGGATCACCGGGTTCCACTGCTTCCTCGACACCCGGCGCTGGTTCCCGCTGTGCGGGCTGCCCCTCCACCTCGAAGCCGAGACCGACGAGGTCGAGCAGGGAGCATAG
- a CDS encoding MFS transporter: MSPASTRASTTVDARTSVTSPISPSPSSPPPSTPGAPDAPDIPSAPGGADSRMSPGDPRFRRTSLALFLAGVATFALLYSTQALLPLISGDLGVSAGDASWTVAAATGGLAVFVLPMSALSERYGRRTVMTASLAVAVTVGLLVPFAPSLGALVALRALQGAALAGVPASATAYLAEEVRPRALVTAIGLFVAGNSVGGMSGRVITGWVAQEWGWRVAVGVIGVLAVACAVAFRLLLPAPKHFRPGSLRPRVLLGTVRDHLANPLLRRLYAIGALFMTVFGGVYTMIGYRLAEAPFSLPQGVVGSIFLVYLVGTVAASASGRLVGRLGRRGALYAAGGTTAAGLLLSLAGSLPLILLGLVLITGGFFTGHAVASSAVGRTATRGRAQASALYQSAYYVGSSVGSTVGALAFHSGGWSGTVGVGLVAVAGVVTITVLGTRAARVERVERRGLAPA; the protein is encoded by the coding sequence ATGTCTCCCGCCAGTACCAGGGCGTCCACCACCGTGGACGCCCGCACCTCCGTCACGTCCCCGATCTCCCCCTCCCCCTCCTCCCCTCCCCCGAGCACGCCCGGCGCCCCGGACGCCCCGGACATCCCGAGCGCGCCGGGCGGCGCCGACTCCCGTATGTCCCCGGGCGACCCCCGTTTCCGCCGGACGAGCCTCGCCCTCTTCCTGGCGGGTGTGGCGACCTTCGCGCTGCTGTATTCCACGCAGGCCCTGCTGCCGCTGATCTCCGGCGACCTCGGGGTGAGCGCGGGCGACGCGAGCTGGACGGTGGCGGCGGCCACCGGCGGTCTGGCGGTGTTCGTGCTGCCGATGAGCGCGCTGTCGGAGCGGTACGGACGCCGTACGGTCATGACGGCCTCCCTGGCCGTCGCGGTGACCGTCGGGCTGCTGGTCCCCTTCGCCCCGTCGCTCGGCGCCCTGGTGGCGCTGCGGGCGCTCCAGGGGGCGGCCCTGGCCGGGGTGCCCGCGTCGGCGACCGCGTATCTGGCGGAGGAGGTCCGGCCCAGGGCCCTGGTGACCGCGATCGGACTGTTCGTCGCGGGCAACAGCGTCGGCGGGATGAGCGGCCGGGTCATCACCGGCTGGGTGGCGCAGGAGTGGGGCTGGCGGGTCGCCGTCGGCGTGATCGGGGTGCTCGCGGTGGCGTGTGCGGTCGCGTTCCGGCTGCTGCTGCCGGCGCCGAAGCACTTCCGTCCGGGCTCGCTGCGGCCGCGGGTGCTGCTCGGCACGGTCCGCGACCATCTCGCGAACCCGCTGCTGCGGCGCCTGTACGCCATCGGCGCCCTGTTCATGACGGTGTTCGGCGGGGTCTACACCATGATCGGCTACCGGCTGGCCGAGGCGCCCTTCTCACTCCCCCAGGGCGTCGTCGGCTCGATCTTCCTGGTGTACCTGGTCGGCACGGTGGCGGCTTCGGCGTCGGGCCGGCTGGTGGGCCGGCTCGGCCGCCGGGGCGCGCTGTACGCGGCGGGCGGCACCACCGCGGCGGGCCTGCTGCTGTCCCTGGCCGGCTCCCTGCCCCTGATCCTGCTGGGCCTGGTGCTGATCACCGGCGGCTTCTTCACGGGCCACGCGGTCGCGTCCTCGGCGGTCGGACGGACGGCCACCCGGGGCCGCGCCCAGGCGTCGGCGCTGTACCAGTCCGCCTATTACGTCGGCTCCAGCGTGGGCAGCACGGTCGGTGCGCTCGCCTTCCACTCGGGCGGCTGGTCCGGGACGGTGGGGGTCGGTCTGGTGGCGGTGGCCGGCGTCGTGACCATCACGGTGCTGGGCACCCGGGCGGCCCGGGTGGAGCGGGTGGAGCGGCGCGGGCTCGCCCCGGCGTGA
- a CDS encoding LysR family transcriptional regulator has product MQHQQRSQGRLSPSSDTEDIVALLAPRLVHFAGVARTEHVTRAAQELQVPQSTLSRSVVRLEQDLGVDLFARHGRTLSLTPAGRAFLVSVERALAEIGRAADEVRADADPATGKVAFGFLHTMGAETVPGLLHTFRADHPRIRFSLVQNHGDAMLEGLRTGELDLCLTSPVPDAPDLVARRLDEQKLRLVVPADHRLAGRRRIRLAEAADETFVTLEPGYGLRRITDALCDRAGFRPRVAFEGEEAETLRGLVAAGLGVALLPPPAVPRPEVVELTVTSPRAAREIGVAWLAGQPDTPPVTAFKQFLLSRRGRLLPD; this is encoded by the coding sequence ATGCAGCATCAGCAGAGGTCGCAGGGCCGGCTGTCACCGTCCAGTGACACAGAAGACATCGTCGCGCTGCTCGCACCGCGTCTCGTCCACTTCGCCGGCGTCGCCCGTACGGAGCATGTCACCCGGGCCGCCCAGGAGCTGCAGGTCCCGCAGTCCACGCTCTCCCGGTCCGTCGTCCGCCTCGAACAGGACCTGGGCGTCGACCTGTTCGCCCGCCACGGCCGTACGCTCTCCCTCACCCCCGCCGGCCGCGCCTTCCTCGTCTCCGTCGAACGGGCCCTCGCCGAGATCGGGCGAGCCGCCGACGAGGTGCGCGCCGACGCCGACCCGGCCACCGGCAAGGTCGCCTTCGGGTTCCTGCACACCATGGGCGCCGAGACCGTGCCCGGCCTGCTGCACACCTTCCGCGCCGACCACCCGCGCATCCGCTTCAGCCTCGTCCAGAACCACGGTGACGCCATGCTGGAGGGCCTTCGCACGGGCGAGCTCGACCTGTGCCTGACCTCCCCGGTCCCGGACGCCCCCGACCTCGTCGCCCGACGCCTCGACGAGCAGAAACTGCGCCTGGTCGTCCCCGCCGACCACCGGCTCGCCGGCCGCCGCCGGATCCGCCTCGCCGAGGCCGCCGACGAGACCTTCGTGACCCTGGAACCCGGTTACGGTCTGCGCCGCATCACCGACGCCCTCTGCGACCGGGCCGGGTTCCGACCCCGGGTCGCCTTCGAGGGCGAGGAGGCGGAGACCCTGCGGGGCCTGGTCGCGGCCGGACTCGGCGTCGCCCTGCTGCCCCCGCCGGCCGTGCCCCGCCCCGAAGTGGTCGAACTGACTGTCACCTCCCCGCGAGCGGCCCGCGAGATCGGTGTCGCCTGGCTGGCCGGGCAGCCGGACACCCCGCCGGTGACGGCCTTCAAGCAGTTCCTGCTGTCACGCCGCGGCCGCCTGCTCCCGGACTGA